One stretch of Halapricum desulfuricans DNA includes these proteins:
- a CDS encoding FAD-binding oxidoreductase, with protein MSGDSSPNESISAIPHAAVEAFDERLDGDLILPNHEAYDDARDVWNGLVDKRPAVIVRVRHAEDVSAGLEFAGRHDLELSIRGNAHHQAGSALVEDGLVVDLADLTAVDVDSDARRVTVGAGATAGAALERTLEHGLAFPTGSASVVGISGSTLGGGLGWMRRKRGAGFDALREVELVTADGTVRTVNPEDDPDLFWAICGAGANFGVVTELTFELYETPPVVPALGVFYPRDDAEAVLEGFRELTTEAPDALSTMLLNTHVPPLPDVPEDLQGTPSIAIMGAYLGDSDAASQVLDPYRALGDPLLDMSGEMPYVALHELGAELFPDGHLYSQRSVFLEELTDEHLELVRTGTDDAPSPLDGIGLWPMGGAIGDSDHDTAAPWTDKEYLLVIEGQWVDPETTDQNLEWVRRRERKARDIGGEYAYPGYVGYEQQDDEDWAKLVYGESYDRLAELKAIYDPDNRFRTNVNVVPRT; from the coding sequence ATGAGTGGTGACTCATCACCGAACGAGTCGATCAGTGCGATCCCACACGCAGCGGTCGAAGCGTTCGACGAGCGGCTCGACGGCGACCTGATCCTTCCGAATCACGAGGCGTACGACGACGCCCGTGACGTGTGGAACGGACTCGTCGACAAGCGTCCGGCAGTCATCGTCCGGGTCCGACACGCCGAGGACGTCTCGGCCGGCCTCGAATTCGCGGGTCGACACGACCTCGAGCTCTCGATCCGGGGAAACGCCCACCACCAGGCCGGGAGCGCCCTCGTGGAGGACGGGCTCGTCGTCGACCTCGCGGACCTCACTGCCGTGGACGTCGACAGCGACGCGCGGCGCGTCACCGTCGGTGCCGGCGCGACTGCCGGGGCGGCTCTCGAACGGACGCTCGAACACGGACTCGCGTTCCCCACGGGGAGCGCGTCCGTGGTCGGGATATCCGGATCGACACTCGGTGGCGGACTCGGCTGGATGCGACGCAAGCGCGGGGCCGGATTCGACGCTCTCCGGGAAGTCGAACTCGTCACTGCCGACGGCACGGTTCGCACTGTCAACCCGGAGGACGATCCGGACCTGTTCTGGGCAATCTGCGGCGCTGGCGCGAACTTCGGCGTCGTCACCGAACTCACGTTCGAGCTGTACGAGACACCGCCGGTCGTCCCGGCGCTCGGCGTCTTCTATCCACGCGACGACGCCGAGGCGGTGCTCGAAGGCTTCCGCGAGCTGACGACCGAGGCCCCGGACGCGCTCAGCACCATGTTGCTGAACACGCACGTCCCGCCGTTGCCGGACGTCCCGGAGGACCTGCAGGGGACGCCGTCGATCGCGATCATGGGGGCGTATCTCGGTGACTCCGACGCCGCCTCGCAGGTACTCGATCCGTACCGGGCGCTCGGCGATCCCCTCCTGGACATGTCCGGGGAGATGCCCTACGTTGCGTTGCACGAACTCGGCGCGGAGCTGTTCCCCGACGGGCACCTGTACAGTCAGCGGTCAGTCTTCCTCGAGGAGTTGACCGACGAGCACCTTGAACTCGTCCGGACCGGCACGGACGACGCGCCGTCGCCACTCGACGGGATCGGTCTCTGGCCGATGGGCGGCGCGATCGGGGACAGCGACCACGACACGGCCGCGCCCTGGACCGACAAAGAGTACTTGCTCGTCATCGAGGGGCAGTGGGTCGATCCCGAGACGACCGACCAGAACCTCGAGTGGGTGCGACGACGTGAGCGAAAAGCCCGCGATATTGGGGGCGAGTACGCGTATCCGGGCTACGTCGGGTACGAACAGCAGGACGACGAGGACTGGGCGAAGCTGGTCTACGGCGAGAGCTACGATCGACTCGCCGAGCTGAAGGCGATCTACGATCCGGACAATCGGTTCCGGACGAACGTCAACGTCGTCCCCCGAACGTGA